From the Capnocytophaga sp. oral taxon 878 genome, the window TAATCCCTACGGCCGAAATTACTCCGCTTATCCCCTCACACACCCCTTGCAGCGTATCAGCTTTTGTAACCTCAGCCTCCACTACCTCCAATAGCGGATGCGTGAGTAGGGAGGGTGCTATTTTTGACTTATTGCGCACCACAATACGGGTAGGGTATTCTTTTTTTAGGAGCTCAGCCAGTATATACTGACCTAAATAGCCGGTTGCTCCTGCTAATAATATCTTTTCTGTTTTCATTGGGTTAATCTTCTGCTAAGTCTAAAAAGTCTTCAAAATATTCCTCAAAGGAATCAAATATAGGCGTAGGTTTGTCTATTTCAAATTCCCCTTTATCATTGCAAAATACCTCTGCTTCGAAGACCTCAGCATCTTTCAGGCGTACCCCATTAGAAACTTTATATAAGGTTAGGAACTCGTCCACCTCGTAATCTAGTACGATAAAATCCTCTGAGAGATGTAAATCGTCTCTTAGTTGTTTAGTTAGTTCCACAACAGGATAAGATATGGAGTCTTTTTCTTTGTAAATACCATTGATATACACATCGCCATAGTTGCAGGAACCACATTCTGAAAGAAAATTTACATATACTTCAGGAAGCAATATGCCCAATTCCTCTTCTATATGCTTAATTTCTTCAGCATTAGCCCCTAGAGAATACTCAAATTCTCCACTCTGTTTTAATAGTTTTAGATAATATCTATCAGCTGATGAATTTATAGATTCAAAAAACGCCTTTAACCGATGTTTGCCTACTTGCATAGGAGCTACAACATCCATGGCCATAATGGTAAGGACAAATTCCATAGCACCATAGATACTTTTAGGGAGGAAGTATTTGCCCATTTTTAGGATCAAACGCCGTACCCAGTCAGGCAAATAAATTATATTGGCAGGTTTATGGAGTACCTCAAAAGCCAAATGAGCCATCTCCGTTTGTGTAAAAATCTCAGCTCCTCCTACATTGACTTCCCGTTCGTAACGCTCCAATTGGGCGACACAGACCTCAGCCAAGTCTTCCCCATGAATGGGATTCGTGGCATATTGTCCTTTGCCAAATAGGTGTATTATGTCCTTCTTATCCATTTTGAAAAATAGAGTCATATAACTATAGAAAACGCTGGGGCGTATGATACAATAGTCTAATCCACTAGCCTTAAGAGCATCAACAAAACGTTCTTTAGCGGCTCCAATGGCTATATGTCGCATGGCTTCTCCTTTGAATACGGATACATATATGAACTTACGTACTCCTTCGCGTAAGGCTTCATCAAGTAGGTTCTTGTTGGCTTGGAAGTCTACCTGCTCATAGGTAAGTCCATCTTTTTGGCGGGTAATCCCTACAGTTGAAATCACCTTATGCACCCCTTTGCATACGCCTTGTAAGGTTTGGGGTTGGGTTACTTCGGCTTCTACGACTTCCAATAGCGGGTGCGTGAGTAGGGCGGGTGCTATTTTTGACTTATTGCGCACCACAATACGGGTAGGGTATTCTTTTTTTAGGAGCTCAGCTAATATAAACTGACCTAAATAGCCGGTCGCTCCTGCTAATAATATCTTTTCTGTTTTCATTTGTTAATTAAACAGTTTGTGTTTCTTAATCTCTTTTCCTTTTCTCAGCAGATAAGCGTGGTAGCTACTCGGGATATCGTTCTGCCATTTAGGTAGCAACAAAATGATAAGAATGACGTCCAATTGCGAGAAAAGTCCCCAATAGACCGCCAAGAGCAAGGGGAAACCTCCGTAACCAAAGCCTATAAGCGAGATAAAAGCTACTAATAAGCATACGCCCCACAGTTTGGAAAGAAAAGCGTGTGTACAAGTTTCTTTGCCAAATCGCCAAAAACTCACCCCATAACAGAGTCCTTCCATTACAAAAAGGGCAATAATTTCATACCGATAGGCTGCTATCAAGGTGGGGTTGAGGTGATAACAAGCCACGCCCACACACAGCCAGAATATCAAATCTGTTTGGCTATCCATTCGCCGCATTGCCACGGTGCAGACCCCCATATAGCGCGCAATAATCCCATCAAAGATATCCGACAATAGTCCTAAAACGATAAAAACTACTATCCATAGCCTTGCGGTGGGTTCTTCTGCCTTATACGCCACCCACAGAATAGTAGGGGCTAATAAAAACCGAAATAATATCAGTAGATAGGGTAATTTTTTTAATAGTGTTTTCATTATTCAAATACGATTTTGCCAATAGAAATCTTTTGTATTAGTATATTGCATTTTTAAGAGCATACCCAAAATATTACCCTTTACCATAAACTTGTTTTATATTTTTCTTTATAAAAAGTATTGAATAAGACGAAAAACTCATCCAAAGCCTTCTCTTCAGTTTCAAATTTATAATAAAGGATATTAGCCCACCCCATAGTATTATTAATCTTATATTTCTTTCTTAGCCATTCATAAAATTCTGTGTATAAGACACTAGCTTTTACATCTTCCTTGGTATCACGATAATGCCAGCCATTAACAAAGGCTTCAAAACAAAATATGCTATGTTTCCTAATATATAGTTCAGGAATAGGCTTGATAAGTTTTATAAGATCTATAATAGTCATATTGAAAATAGTTTTTTGTTTCTGTGTGTTATATTAGGCATAAAGTCTTAACGATTTCTCTCACTGACTTGCGCCTGTGGGGGGAATTTAGTTTTCAATAACATCTCCTACTTCTAAAAATAAAACATTACTAAATCCTCTTTTTTCTATATATTTTTTTACATTTTCTGTACATAAAAGGAAAGTACTTTTTTCTATTCTAAAAAAATCAAAATCTCCAAGCTCTCTCTTGTCAATAAATATACCCTTTCCAAGTTCTCTTGGTGTATGTTTTGTCCCAAATAGGGTTTCTTCCCCAATATAGTCTTTTATCCAATCTTTTCCATCATTTCCCTTACTCATTATTACAGTACTTTGAGGTAATATAGGAATGTTGATTTTAGAATAGATAT encodes:
- a CDS encoding NAD(P)H-binding protein, whose translation is MKTEKILLAGATGYLGQFILAELLKKEYPTRIVVRNKSKIAPALLTHPLLEVVEAEVTQPQTLQGVCKGVHKVISTVGITRQKDGLTYEQVDFQANKNLLDEALREGVRKFIYVSVFKGEAMRHIAIGAAKERFVDALKASGLDYCIIRPSVFYSYMTLFFKMDKKDIIHLFGKGQYATNPIHGEDLAEVCVAQLERYEREVNVGGAEIFTQTEMAHLAFEVLHKPANIIYLPDWVRRLILKMGKYFLPKSIYGAMEFVLTIMAMDVVAPMQVGKHRLKAFFESINSSADRYYLKLLKQSGEFEYSLGANAEEIKHIEEELGILLPEVYVNFLSECGSCNYGDVYINGIYKEKDSISYPVVELTKQLRDDLHLSEDFIVLDYEVDEFLTLYKVSNGVRLKDAEVFEAEVFCNDKGEFEIDKPTPIFDSFEEYFEDFLDLAED
- a CDS encoding CDP-alcohol phosphatidyltransferase family protein, encoding MKTLLKKLPYLLILFRFLLAPTILWVAYKAEEPTARLWIVVFIVLGLLSDIFDGIIARYMGVCTVAMRRMDSQTDLIFWLCVGVACYHLNPTLIAAYRYEIIALFVMEGLCYGVSFWRFGKETCTHAFLSKLWGVCLLVAFISLIGFGYGGFPLLLAVYWGLFSQLDVILIILLLPKWQNDIPSSYHAYLLRKGKEIKKHKLFN